ATGTTCTTCTTACTGTTTCTGGTTTCATGGCTCTCTTCTGCTTTAGCCTCTGTTGGTTATGATCACAGAGCTATTATAGTCAATGGAAAAAGAAGGATTCTCATGTCTGGGTCTATTCACTACCCCAGAAGCACACATGAGGTACCATACTGCCAATGCAGTTCATATATAAATTGGGTTTTCAAAGCATTTCAAATTCCTCTCAGTTTCTTTGTATAAAGCTTAAATTTATGATATCCTGGGGTTGTGCAGATGTGGCCGGATTTGATTCAGAAGGCCAAAGATGGAGGCTTGGATGTGATACAGACCTATGTGTTCTGGAACGGGCATGAACCAAGCCCAGGAAAAGTAATATTCAAAagcattttaattttctacCTTCTCCAGCAAAATATCTATGCTTTTATACTAACTCGTAGCTTTATTTGCTTTTTAAAAATTTCAGTATTATTTTGGGGATAGATATGATCTGGTCAAGTTCATCAAGCTGGCACAGCAGCACGGCCTATATGTTCATCTCCGGATTGGTCCTTATATCTGTGCTGAATGGAATTTTGGGTAAAAATATTAAGAGACTTCTCAAAAATCATGTCTTTAGTTTGTAAATATGGCCACATTCATGATCCTGTTTTTGCTCTGTTTCTGAAACAGAGGATTCCCTGTTTGGCTGAAATATGTTCCCGGAATTGCTTTCAGAACAGACAATCGTCCTTTCATGGTTTGACCCTAAGAATCTTTCATCacatataaatgatataatgCTCCTATTTTACTATCGAAAAGGATAATTAGCtgacttttgtttttgataacTATTTTCCAGGCAGCAATGGAGAAGTTTACGCAGAAAATTGTTTATATGATGAAAGCAGAAAGGTTGTTCCAAACTCAGGGAGGTCCTATAATACTGTCACAGGTGAGAAATCTTGCTCAGTTTGGTCTTTGCCATATTTCTACAATTGGGTCCGTTTCTCTAATTCTCTAATTTTTAAGTGTTTTATTtcccttttgttttttctgCTGAGGAAATATTGGTATTACCAGTCAATGGAGAAAGCTACTTAAATTgtacatttttttcttcaacttgGTTTTGACAGATAGAAAATGAATTTGGACCGGTAGAGTGGGAAATTGGTGCACCTGGTAAATCTTATACTCAGTGGGCAGCTAAAATGGCTGTGGGTCTCAACACTGGGGTTCCATGGGTTATGTGCAAGCAAGAAGATGCCCCTGATCCAATCGTAAGCTATTTCTGCACATTCTTTTTGAAGTTTGCAAGTCATTTTCTCACAAGAACTGTATATCTGTCTTTCATTTATTGTGGCCCTATTTTCTTGTTGGAGTATCTTAAAAAGCATATAATGGACTTGATTGTGCTTGTCCACAGTCTATAGCTTATAATGAATTGGTTTAGATGCCGAACTCCCCTCAATGGCTTGGTTTGCTATTTGTTTTAGTATTCTCTAAACATTTCATCGAACATCTTTCTCCAGAATATCTTTAGGGACTTCGGAAAGtcaatttattatgaattgGTTTAGATATCAAACTCCCCACATTAACTTGATTTGAAAGCTTTATCGAGACATTTCATCGGACATCTTTTATGCTAAGAGGCTCATCATTGTTAAAGCTGGAGACtttaaatctcaatttatttGGGTTGGTTTAGTCAACAACTGAATCTGTACTGTCCAATTATTTATGCCATTataaacaataaacaaaagcttgaagaTTGTAACCCCTACAAAAAAGAAGACTCAAGGTATCCCTATCCTTATCACTGACAACTTGCCATCTATTACGTGGCAGATCGATACTTGCAATGGCTTCTACTGTGAAAACTTCACTCCAAACAAGAACTATAAGCCCAAAATGTGGACAGAAGTCTGGACTGGCTGGTAAGTCTCACATGTTGCTTCTTGACAGAATTCTAGAATTGATTTCTATGGTCTGTGGGTACTATTTTTTGTATAGTTCTCCAAATCTCTTTAGTGCTGACTCTTTGTGTGAACTTTACAGGTATACAGAATTTGGTGGGGCAGTCCCTACTAGACCTGCACAGGATTTGGCATTTTCAGTTGCAAGGTTTATACAAAATGGCGGTTCTTTTGCCAACTACTACATGGTACTTAATTCTCCTTCAAAATTGTCAGGCTAAGTTTTCTCAGCCGATGTTGGTAAAAGTATCTGAATTTTAACCGTATCTTACCctaatttttttgttacagtACCATGGAGGAACGAATTTTGGCCGAACTGCTGGCGGTCCCTTCATTGCTACTAGCTATGATTATGATGCACCTCTAGACGAATATGGTATGAAAATGGATTAGTATCTCGACTAGGTTCTTGTTATATTTGGTTCATAACTTTTTAATTGCACTATTACGTCTCCTAGCGGGTAATTGGTTATGAACCTGCAATCGTCTTACAGGAAGTCTGTTACTTACTTAACATATGCCTTTTCCTATTTATCCCAGGACTACCAAGAGAACCAAAATATAGCCATTTGAAATATCTGCACAAAGCCATCAAGTTAGCTGAGCCAGCTTTAGTTGCTACTGATGCTGCAGTGTCAAAACTTGGAAATAATCAAGAGGTAGGTTCTATTAAAAAATATGCACAAAACCATAATATAATTACTTTGCTATAAGCCCTATTAATCTACGCTTCTGTTAATTTTTACTGTGATTCTCATAGTGGTGATTAAATACCTGTAGGCTCATGTATACCAGTCAAGATCAGGTTGTGCCGCATTCCTTGCAAATTATGACACAAAGTACTCTGTGAAAGTGACTTTTTGGAATAAGCAATATAACCTGCCACCTTGGTCCATAAGCATTCTTCCTGATTGCAAAACTGAAGTATTCAACACTGCACGGGTGAGGATATATATAGAACTACTCCTTTTCTCAGTCTATTGAATCCATAATTTTTTATCTTACCTTGAAAGTTTCTAGTCCTTACATGGCATATTTTGTTGGACATTCCAATTAAGTGTCGTTGATAGAGAGATTTTATCTACAGGTTGGCCAGAGCCCGCCAACAAAGATGACACCAGTAGCTCACCTATCTTGGCAAGCCTACATTGAAGATGTTGCCACttctactgatgacagtgcaTTTACATCAGTTGGACTTCGTGAGCAAATAAGTGTCACCTGGGACTCCACAGACTACTTGTGGTACATGACAGAGTAAGTACTTTACAATGTTTTCTAGTCTTTCTTCATGTTATTTGCTTTTTCCTAGTTACTTATTAAAATTTCTGTTCATCAGTATCACAATAGGTCCTAATGAACAATTTTTAAGAACTGGAAAGTACCCCACTCTCAAAGTCGATTCAGCTGGGCATGCCTTGCATGTTTTCATCAATGGTCAACTATCAGGTAAGTGAAATTTGAAAGAGGTTCTGATAATGGAACACTGGAGCACTCCTACGAATTAGCTTAAGAATAACAATTCATCTACCTTTAATTTTACTGCAGGATCTGCTTATGGATCATTGGCCTCCCCCAAGTTAGAATTTAATCAGGGTGTGAAGCTGAGAGCTGGCATTAACAAGCTTGCATTACTTAGCTCTTCAGTTGGTCTGCCGGTTAGTTCCCTCAATTCTCTATCGTGAGTGTGGTTTTTATTAACTCTACATATAGAAGCTGAtacatacacatatatatatatatgtgtgcaaAACAGAATGTTGGTCTGCACTTTGAGAAATGGAATGCTGGAGTTCTCGGGCCAGTCACATTGTCAGGAGTGAATTCAGGAACATGGGATATGTCACGGTGGCGATGGACCTACAAGGTATCttgtcctttttcttttttttttcggtttcacTTTCTTCACCAGGAatacttctttttttttaaaaaaaacccgTTCGCGAAAATAGACGCTGAGACTTCTTAATTTTTGTTGAGCAGATTGGTATGAGAGGTGAAGATAAGAGCCTCCATTCTATTAGTGGAAGTTCTTCTGTTGAATGGGTACAAGGATCACTATTGGCTCAAAGCCGACCCCTTACATGGTACAAGGCTATTTTAAATGCACCACCAGGAAATGCACCATTAGCTTTAGATATGGGTAGCATGGGAAAGGGTCAAATGTGGATTAATGGTCAGAGCATCGGACGCCATTGGCCGGCATATATAGCACACGGGAGTTGTGGTGCTTGTTATTATGCTGGAACTTATACTGAAAACAAATGCCGAACAAATTGTGGCCAGCCCTCTCAGAGATGGTAAGTAAAGTTcatcttctttgtttctacACCTTTGTTTGGTGAATCAGAATGATAATGATAGAGCTATTCTTTTCAGGTACCATGTTCCCCGCTCATGGTTGAAGCCAAGTGGGAATTTATTGGTTGTGTTTGAAGAATGGGGCGGTGATCCGTCAAAGATTGCTTTGGTTGCAAGAAGTTGAGTTTGTGAAGTTTCTGTAGGAGATCGTGCAGCTTTGAAGATTACAGCAATAATGAAGTCTCATATTAATTACGGcttcaatacatatataagccTTTACAACCATAGCCAATTGTAAATACTAAATAGTGAAAATGTTTggtcatatacatatatagccACATAGGTATTGTATACTAGGTCTACATGCAAAGATATGTATTCCTTAAATATGCGCAAGCATTTTCTGTATCTGTATAGAAGTGTGGAAGAGCAAAGCAAGTTCTTTTTTCTTGTACCAATAAATTGAGAAATTAATAGAGCCTACTTTTGAATTCCATTTGAGCtatcttgtttttctttttcttttttagctTCTTGACTTTCATGGCTTCATATCATCGTCTCAGAGAGAGTTCAGAAACTTGTTCTTCCTTACAAGTTACAAGTATTATTTTGAACAGATGGTTCTGCGACTCAAGACATGAATGACATGTTCTACATCTTTATAGGCCCTTAATACTTCTTGTCCTATGACGCAGGAGCACGCAATTTCCTCATCCATTCTAAGTTAGGATTAGGCTCAAGTACTTGGGTGAAATGTGAGCTATGCTCCCATGGTTGCGTCACACCTCTTGTACCAGAACGACTATTATATTCTCAAACCTTGAGGAGTATGCATTCTTACATTAGAAAATCCTACAATACACTGTCATGAAATCCGATCATTATGTGTGTATGTTGTTTCTTCACGTTCAATAGcattgaagttttttttttctggaaaAAATCCTAGTTACTTTTGGAGATTTTTGTGTAAAGAAAGATGAGTACAAGGAGTGAAAGGCACCATTTAGGCCAACATTTGTAGAACCCTTACGCTTGTGAGGTTATCATTCGCTTTGAAGCCTGTAAAATGCTTCACGCAATCAAATACCACATGCCTTCAGCAAGGCACAGAGTTTTTCTTACTTTTGATAGAGGTTGCTATTTTGTGCTATAGATAGTACGCTACAGCTTTAATGAGCTCCGCATTTTGGTTTAGTTGTTCTACTACCTCTGGTTTTAGTTAGGACTAATCACTTGCTTTCTAAGCCTTCCTATCTGGTCCTGGAAACAGGAGGTGGAAGAAGAGCATTATAAATTTGCTTAGACTGTCATTGTTTCAAGCCATCTGCAAACACTGAGATTTTTTGAATAATTTGTCATTATttgctttgttttttcttGAGGGAATGCATTTGGTATTCAAGGTggataatttttatatttcataatcttatttgtCCATGGATTTAGAGCAGTCAATGTGGAACTGCAACAAGTTGAGGGGCAATGCTGCCATGTTCCTGCTTTTGTTTCTGTGTTTATGGCTGTCTTCTGCTACAGCTTCTGTGAGTTATGACCACAGAGCTATAATAGTTGATGGACAGAAGAGAATTCTCATATCTGGTTCCATCCACTATCCCAGAAGCACACCTGAGGTACTAATGATGCCACTTGATTTATAGTAACTGGTTTCTTTAGCCCTTTTGAACTTGCAATATTGAAGGCACTGCATTCAAATAACTAATAATTGTTATATCACATGGTTACAGATGTGGCCAGATTTGATCCAGAAGGCTAAAGATGGAGGCTTGGATATTATACAAACCTATGTGTTTTGGAACGGGCACGACCTTCTCCAGGGAAGTAATTATTTTGGTTAAGTTCGTCAAGCTCGTCAAACAAGCAGGGATATATGTACATCTCCGTAATGGTCCTTATGTTTGTGCTGAATGGAACTTCGGGGGGTTTCCTGCTTGGCTCAAATATGTTCCTGGAATGGAGTTCAGAACAGACAATGAGCCTTTCAAGGCAGCAATGAAAACATTTACAGAGAAAATTGTTGGTATGATGAAGGCAGAAGGGCTGTTCCAAACTCAGGGAGGTCCCATTATTCTGTCTCAGATAGAAAATGAGTATGGACCGGTGGAGTCCCATGGATAATGTGCAAGCAAGAGGATGCTCCTGACCCAATTGTAAGCTGTTCTGCACATTCTTTTcaacatattttttttgtcgTGTCACACTATGCTAAAGTTGGCTTGATGGCTATATGAGTGATTGGATTAATGATGTATCATTACGAAAATGAAGCTTCAAGACCAATTCTTAATGCTAACGAGTTATAGTTTAATATGTGACAGATTGATACTTGCAATTTTTTACTGTGAAAACTTTACTCCAAACAAGAAGTATAAACCCAAAATGTGAACCGAAGTCTGGACCGGCTGGTAAGGCACTCATGTTTGCTTGTACAACCCAAAACTTCAATTACATTCTTGTATATTGTTCTTCAAACCTTACCAGTTCTGGCTCTTCATAAAATTAACAGGTATACATAATTTGGTGGGGCGGTTCCCACTAGACCTGCACAAGACTTGGCATTTTCAGTTGCAAGGTTTATCCAAAATGGTGGTTCTTTTGCTAACTATTACATGGTTAGTTATACTTCTTTGTATATCCACATTAATTTCTCCTTAATGATGTGTAAAGAGAGTATCTTCTGATTTTTAACGTATTCGCTTCCTTTTCCAGTATCATGGAGGAACTAATTTTGACCGAACTTATGGCCTTTTTGTTGCAATTAGCTTTGACTATGATGCACCTCTAGATGAATATGGTATGCAGATATCATCAGCAATCTCATGTATTTGTGGTTCTTATAATATTTTAGGTCATCTGATGCTTACTTTATAAATTTGATCCTTAACTTGCAAAACTTAAGAGTAAGTCTATTGCAGTCGAATATTATGAAGCCAATAGTGGAAAAGCATGTTATTGATTGACATTTGCATATGTATTCTAGGACTACCAAGGGAACCAAAGTGGAGTCATTTGAAATATTTGCACAAAGCCATCAAATTAGCTGAGGCAGCTTTAGTCGCTACTGATCCTGCAGTGACATCAATTGGAAAGAGTCAAGAGGTGAGGTTTTGCAGCAAATGTGGAAAATTACATCTTACCAAGTTATGCTTCTTTGAAATTTACTATGATTCTCAAAGTCAGTGATGAATGATGCAGGCTCATGTCTTGAATTCAAGTTCTGGTTGTGCTGCATTTCTTGCAAATTACGACACAAAGTACTTTTCAAGAGTGAGCTTTGGAAATAGGCAATACAAGCTGCCACCCTGGTCTATAAGCATTCTTCCTGACTGCAAAACTGAAGTTCTCAACACTGGAAGGGTGAGGAGGAGATCTAGTTCGTTATGTCTGACACGTCTCATTTGCTTTCATTTCAGTGTAGAAGCTGCAGTTTTTTACTTGGAGAACCTTTTATGCATCTTGACATAAAGTTATTCTTTGTAAAGGTTGGCCAGAGCCCGCCGGTGGATATGACACTGGTAAATGCCACCCTCTCCTGGCAGTCGTACATCGAAGATGCTGCCTCTTCTACTGATGACAATACATTTACATTGGATGGGCTCTATGAGCAAATAAGTATCACTAGGGATGCAACAGACTACTTATGGTACATGACTGAGTATGTGTTTTGAGACTTTTTTTAGAGAATAAAAACTtaacacttctctttttctGGGGTTGTTGATTAGTAATTAGTTTCTGTTACTCAGTATCACAATAGATCCTAATGAAGATTTCCTAAAGAATGGATCTTCTCCTCTTGTTACTATTGATTCAGCTGGACATGCCTTGCATATTTTCATCAATGGTCAACTATCAGGTAGATGAGATATATGAGTCTGTTAATCCGTGTAGTGGTGTTAAGTTTTAACTATAGTATACCTTAACTGCAGGATCTGTTTATGCGGGATTGGCATTCCCTAAATTAAGGTTCAATGACACTGTGAAGCTCCGAGCTGGCATCAACAAGCTTTCTTTACTGAGCATTTCTGTTGGTCTGCCGGTTAGTTTCCTCATTCTCATGATTTTAGCTTTCAAAAGCATTTGGAGGTGGAAATTAACGTGAATGCTTTCCTGTTTTACAAAATGCAGAATGTTGGTCTGCACTTTAAGACTTGGAACGCCGGAATTCTAGGGCCGGTCACATTGAAGGGTCTGAATTCGGGAACATGGGACATGTCACAGTGGAAATGGACCTAAAAGGTCTTTATCTTTCAGCATTTTCTTCTCtaccttttattttcttttaaaaaaccAACACTTGGAATTGTTGGCATGTACTTTGTGAGAAGGTTGGTAAGAGAGGTGAAGCTTTAAGCCTCCATACTATTAAGGGAAGTTCTTCTGTTGAATGGATAGAAGGGTCATTATTGGCTCAAAAACAACCCCTTACATTGTACAAGGCAAGTTAACTTCATTGCAAATCCATGATACTATACAGGGTTTAGCCAAAAGCAAGATGCTAATTTCTGCTGTGATATTTCCAGTCTATATTTCAAGCACCACCGGGGAATGCTCCAGTAGATTTAGATATGGCTAGCATAAGAAAAGGTCAAGTATGGATCAACGGTCAGAACATCGGACGCCACTGGCCTGGATACATAGCACATGGCAGCTGTGGAGATTGTTCTTATGCTGGAACTTACAACGAAAACAAATGCCGAACAAATTGTGGCCAGCCTTCTCAGAGATGGTAAGAAAAGTTGAACCTCTTAACGTTATGCCTATGTTCTttgttttatgaatttttaCTGTTATGATAACAGAGCTGTTGTTTTCAGGTACCATGTTCCGCGATCGTGGTTGAACCAGAATGACAATTTGTTGGTGGTGTTTGAAGAATGGGGTGGCGATCCGACTAAGATTTCCTTGGTGGCACGAAGCTACGGAAGTTTAGGGCAGGGTCAGACCCTCGAACATAGCGGTCATCAACCATTTGAGATTGCAGCTGTGGATATCAATCAAAATTGGCTTTATTATGTCCAAACTACAGATTACGAAAGTAATGCAATAATATGTATACATTAGAAtgcaataaaatttctttacATTCACGAAACACAAAAGGCAAATCTCTGATTTAAGACTCGACTAACATTATCAATATCTTTCTGGAGTTCCAATACTACACGCCCTTGATGCCGCCACTGCTCCAGTCTATGGCAGagatccatcaccaccacatcttcatcatcaacttTGAGTTGAATGAACCTCTTGATGCATTTAATCAAGTATTTGCCGACCTGCATTTTAACCCGGCAAATGAAGTCTATGCTGGCCTCCTCACTCTCAAACAGTGAAGAACACATACTTTCAACAATATCAGTTAAGCTGAAAACAAGGCAGGCACCTGATACAATCTCTTTTTCGTTACATTGATCAATCCATGTATTTGGGTTCTTGTTCCCTCTGGAGTTCCGTTTTACCTGCTTCAATCCGGGATTTACAGTTTCCCTTGCCTGAAAAATTCTACCTGTGGTGGCATAATGCAACAGAAATTCTACTCCATCTTCATTGAGATGATTGCGGCAACAAAGCAAGATGCCTAGTGGGATTCTCCGGAACAAGACATTTTTCTGCAGATTAATACCGCCAGATGATTTTCTTTCAGATGTTGTATAATTATTAACAGTTTCGCTGGAATACATAGAGCATATTTTATTGAATCCCTTGAGCCAGGCTGCAATGCTTTGATCATCATACTCTCTTGAAGTACGGTCCTCTTCACAGAGTTTGAGTTTCTTGAGTTTCTTCTTGTAAGATGATTGTTTGACATGTGATTGTTTAAAAGCCAGGGACTCTGAATGTTTGATTAAACAATCAGCCAGCCTATCCGGGTGAGGTTTACTAACAGGACTCAAAACCCAGGCAATGTACCTTGCTGCAGCAACAGAAGATAGTTCTTCACAGTGTGTTTTTCCAACTTTGGATGCCGCAAATAAGCATACATTATGACAAACTTTGTGAGAACCTTTCTCCGAAAAGAGCAATGCAGAAGCAAAATAGAACCAATCTGGGAAGCTAATGGCCAGGGACCTAGCATATGCAACATTGTGTGGATCAGTCATTCATGTAAGACTCTCAGATAGTGCACATgacatctttctttttcactaGAATGATGTGGTAAGAAAATACCAGATAGATTTGTGATCAACAGTCACGACCTTCAGTATAGGTGACTTTACAGATGGATATAGTTGAGTGTTGGCAGAAGATACAGGTTCACTTGTCTCGTGTACTAGTTGTTGGAAACCATCATACGAGAGCGGTCCAGACAATTTCCTTAACAACTGGTGGTTGTAGGGAAAATAAGCGTTAGAAAACGGTAACTTTCCTCCCAATTCTGATGATATGTTCCAGAGCATAGGTCTTGAAACCACATCTAATGTCACTGAGACCAACTGAATAAGAAGCTCAAGTACAGAAGCTAAACCCCTGAAGCAAAAGTAAGTCCACAAACCATATCAAATTAGATTATAATCTTGCACAGAACTTAAACATCCTTATCAATGAGAAATGTACTCACGTGACTATAAACCATCTGTGTAACAAAGCTCGGGCCTCAACAAACATGTTGGGAGAAAGTACCAAGGATATGATAACTGAGTGCCACTCAGTACACTCATGAAACTCCTTACTCAAACAGAGGAATGGCCTCCTCATGGACTCTCGCAAGATGTTTGACACATCGCGCTTCAGAGCTAGTGGGTCCAGATACCAAACCAGCAATCTGCAGACATcataactctcaaattcgtAACTACAAGGGCACAAAAGAACACCACAAAAATTCACAAACCAGCCAAAAACCCATATCCAAGTACCTGAGAGATATTTTGTTGTTATCAAGCAACATTGAACTAGGCAATTGACATAGGAACTTCGAAATCAAGCTATTTCTCGCATCCACCGATCTCGCATGACGAATGGGCATTGACAACTGTCGGTACAGAGATACCGAACTTGCAACTCTCACAATGGCACACAGTAAAGACTCCAAAAGCTCACCTTCAAACAAATTGAAACTACACTCATATCAGCATTCACTCAGAAAACTACTACCTTTAATAAATGCATTTATGAATAACAGTTGAAGACAAAATGCGAGCTAGTTTTAGAGTGTATAAACCCACCATGTCCCTTCAATTTCGCAAGAATCTCACCACACGATTCGATCAAATCACCGCAATCTCGGTGAGAAATGGAGCTCCCAATCATCAAGATTTCATCTTTCGGTCTCCGAAAGGCTTCACAGCGAATCGAAGACAACAAAACAGTGACAATTGTCTTCACCGAATACTCAATTACCGAATCGAAAACCTGACCAAATTACAGTAAAATTCCACAGATAAGAAACCCTAAATTAAACAATTTCGGTTACGAAAGATCGCTAATTTGAGAGAGCCGACCTGTGGAGCTTTGAAGCACATGAGAGATAGGACCGTGtccaaaaccctaaccctagaaTCGCCGGGGTTTAGGGATTGGGTCAGATTGGAAATGGATAGGTCCAGAGCAGCTTCGTCTTCGGAATTTTGGGAAGTGCGATGAGGCGACGACGTGTCGTTTAAGTGGGAGGCGAGCCGGGCGAATAGGTCGGTCAATTCCGGCACTGAGGTCATGGTGAAAGCCGCAGACGACGGTTGTGTGGGTTCGCGCCAAATTGCGGCAATTTAACCTCGTCATTGTTGGGCCGTTTCACAGAAAGCCCAAGGCCCATTAGAAACTGAAGAAAGCAAACCAAAAACGTATCGTAAAATCGTAAATTAAAAGTTAGAAGATAATTTTATCCAGTTACTATACTCATATCCGTGTGCGATGTACGTGTTAATTTATTAGTTATTGTGtaatgatgaaaaaaaaacagattatATTTGTGGTtacatttattttgatttttataacACATCAACCTTTTGTGTGATTGAGTCTAATAAAATGTATGAAACAAATTTATCGCTCACCCCTATCATGCCTACTATATGCTCACTACTCTAAGTAAATGTTAAATGTCTTTTATAATactataattataaatttgttaaGAAAA
This genomic interval from Argentina anserina chromosome 1, drPotAnse1.1, whole genome shotgun sequence contains the following:
- the LOC126793721 gene encoding uncharacterized protein LOC126793721 yields the protein MTSVPELTDLFARLASHLNDTSSPHRTSQNSEDEAALDLSISNLTQSLNPGDSRVRVLDTVLSLMCFKAPQVFDSVIEYSVKTIVTVLLSSIRCEAFRRPKDEILMIGSSISHRDCGDLIESCGEILAKLKGHGELLESLLCAIVRVASSVSLYRQLSMPIRHARSVDARNSLISKFLCQLPSSMLLDNNKISLRLLVWYLDPLALKRDVSNILRESMRRPFLCLSKEFHECTEWHSVIISLVLSPNMFVEARALLHRWFIVTGLASVLELLIQLVSVTLDVVSRPMLWNISSELGGKLPFSNAYFPYNHQLLRKLSGPLSYDGFQQLVHETSEPVSSANTQLYPSVKSPILKVVTVDHKSIWSLAISFPDWFYFASALLFSEKGSHKVCHNVCLFAASKVGKTHCEELSSVAAARYIAWVLSPVSKPHPDRLADCLIKHSESLAFKQSHVKQSSYKKKLKKLKLCEEDRTSREYDDQSIAAWLKGFNKICSMYSSETVNNYTTSERKSSGGINLQKNVLFRRIPLGILLCCRNHLNEDGVEFLLHYATTGRIFQARETVNPGLKQVKRNSRGNKNPNTWIDQCNEKEIVSGACLVFSLTDIVESMCSSLFESEEASIDFICRVKMQVGKYLIKCIKRFIQLKVDDEDVVVMDLCHRLEQWRHQGRVVLELQKDIDNVSRVLNQRFAFCVS
- the LOC126797189 gene encoding beta-galactosidase-like is translated as MWNSNMLSVKTNMFFLLFLVSWLSSALASVGYDHRAIIVNGKRRILMSGSIHYPRSTHEMWPDLIQKAKDGGLDVIQTYVFWNGHEPSPGKYYFGDRYDLVKFIKLAQQHGLYVHLRIGPYICAEWNFGGFPVWLKYVPGIAFRTDNRPFMAAMEKFTQKIVYMMKAERLFQTQGGPIILSQIENEFGPVEWEIGAPGKSYTQWAAKMAVGLNTGVPWVMCKQEDAPDPIIDTCNGFYCENFTPNKNYKPKMWTEVWTGWYTEFGGAVPTRPAQDLAFSVARFIQNGGSFANYYMYHGGTNFGRTAGGPFIATSYDYDAPLDEYGLPREPKYSHLKYLHKAIKLAEPALVATDAAVSKLGNNQEAHVYQSRSGCAAFLANYDTKYSVKVTFWNKQYNLPPWSISILPDCKTEVFNTARVGQSPPTKMTPVAHLSWQAYIEDVATSTDDSAFTSVGLREQISVTWDSTDYLWYMTDITIGPNEQFLRTGKYPTLKVDSAGHALHVFINGQLSGSAYGSLASPKLEFNQGVKLRAGINKLALLSSSVGLPNVGLHFEKWNAGVLGPVTLSGVNSGTWDMSRWRWTYKIGMRGEDKSLHSISGSSSVEWVQGSLLAQSRPLTWYKAILNAPPGNAPLALDMGSMGKGQMWINGQSIGRHWPAYIAHGSCGACYYAGTYTENKCRTNCGQPSQRWYHVPRSWLKPSGNLLVVFEEWGGDPSKIALVARS